A single region of the Solwaraspora sp. WMMD791 genome encodes:
- a CDS encoding DUF2254 domain-containing protein, whose protein sequence is MSQPRSVISRLRGVWGSFWAVPAAFGVGAVLLAVVLTALELRLRLPLDSYLPSGPAGARSLLSSIITAMISFTALVFSITVVALQLASSQYTPRVLRTFLQDRVTQATLGTFVATFLFAMVVLAALPDGSDARLPVLSLAVSMGLVLGSTGMFLYYLHHMTALMRVSHMIAAIGAQTRRSIDRWAPRPADPDDAPDGPIVDVLVAPGTGSVTAVDVDQLARIARRHDCAVTVARIPGEFVVAGMPLLAVHAVGDAPPRPLDVSQAAQAVEIGVERIPGQDVGFGLRQLADIAERALSPGINDTTTAVRALQESHDLLRRLADRPDRPRIVRDDDGTVRVHLRRQTFAEHLDTSVTDVRRAAGEQPRVTNLVSDIVDDLQTVARAEHRPALRRARTGTAQQRRDQAGVPSSGHD, encoded by the coding sequence GTGAGCCAGCCACGTAGCGTGATCTCACGCCTGCGTGGCGTGTGGGGAAGTTTCTGGGCCGTCCCGGCGGCGTTCGGGGTCGGGGCGGTCCTCCTCGCCGTCGTTCTCACCGCGCTGGAGCTGCGCCTGCGGCTGCCACTGGACTCGTACCTGCCCAGCGGGCCCGCCGGGGCGAGGTCACTGCTCTCGTCGATCATCACCGCGATGATCTCGTTCACCGCGCTGGTCTTCTCGATCACCGTGGTGGCCCTGCAGTTGGCGTCCAGCCAGTACACCCCCCGGGTCCTGCGGACCTTCCTGCAGGACCGGGTGACCCAGGCCACCCTCGGTACGTTCGTCGCGACGTTCCTGTTCGCCATGGTGGTGCTCGCCGCGCTGCCGGACGGGTCCGACGCCCGCCTGCCGGTCCTGTCCCTGGCGGTGTCGATGGGCCTGGTGCTCGGCAGCACCGGGATGTTCCTCTACTACCTGCACCACATGACCGCGCTGATGCGGGTCTCCCACATGATCGCGGCAATCGGCGCGCAGACCCGCCGCAGCATCGACCGGTGGGCGCCCCGGCCCGCCGACCCGGACGACGCACCGGACGGCCCGATCGTCGACGTGCTGGTGGCCCCCGGGACCGGTTCGGTCACCGCCGTCGACGTCGACCAGCTGGCCCGGATCGCCCGCCGGCACGACTGCGCCGTCACCGTCGCGCGGATTCCGGGCGAGTTCGTCGTGGCCGGCATGCCGCTGCTCGCCGTACACGCGGTCGGTGACGCCCCGCCCCGGCCGCTGGACGTGTCCCAGGCGGCCCAGGCAGTCGAGATCGGCGTCGAACGGATTCCCGGCCAGGACGTCGGCTTCGGCCTGCGGCAACTCGCCGACATCGCCGAACGGGCGCTCTCGCCGGGCATCAACGACACCACCACCGCCGTACGGGCCCTGCAGGAGTCCCACGACCTGCTGCGCCGGCTCGCCGACCGACCGGACCGGCCCCGGATCGTCCGCGACGACGACGGCACCGTCCGCGTCCATCTGCGCCGGCAGACGTTCGCCGAGCATCTCGACACGTCGGTCACCGACGTGCGGCGGGCCGCCGGCGAGCAGCCCCGGGTCACCAACCTGGTCAGCGACATCGTCGACGATCTGCAGACGGTGGCGCGGGCCGAGCACCGACCGGCCCTGCGGCGCGCCCGCACGGGTACGGCGCAGCAGCGGCGCGACCAGGCAGGCGTACCCTCATCTGGTCATGACTGA
- the mqnE gene encoding aminofutalosine synthase MqnE, with the protein MDAGRKRELEEKVYAGERLDYTDGVDLYASDDLAWLGRLAHHRRTELNGDRVMFNVNRHLNLTNVCSASCAYCSFQRKPGEKDAYTMRIEEAVRKAKEMEDEQLTELHIVNGLHPTLPWRYYPKVLRELKAALPNVKLKAFTATEVQWFEKISGLPADEILDELMDAGLESLTGGGAEIFDWEVRQHIVDHACHWEDWSRIHRLAHSKGLRTPSTMLYGHIEEPRHRVDHVLRLRELQDETGGFTVFIPLRYQHDFVDSADGKIRNRIQERTTMAAPAESLKTFAVSRLLFDNVPHVKCFWVMHGLSVAQLSLNFGVDDLDGSVVEYKITHDADSYGTPNTMHRDDLLHLIWDAGFQPVERDTRYQVVREYDRPPSLAQRRAEPQQIWA; encoded by the coding sequence GTGGACGCTGGTCGCAAGCGCGAGCTCGAAGAAAAGGTGTACGCCGGGGAGCGGCTCGACTACACCGACGGGGTGGACCTGTACGCCAGCGACGACCTGGCCTGGCTGGGGCGGCTGGCACACCACCGGCGGACCGAACTCAACGGCGACCGGGTGATGTTCAACGTCAACCGGCATCTGAACCTGACCAACGTCTGCAGCGCCTCCTGCGCGTACTGCTCGTTCCAGCGCAAGCCGGGCGAGAAGGATGCGTACACGATGCGGATCGAAGAGGCCGTGCGCAAGGCCAAGGAGATGGAGGACGAGCAGCTCACCGAGCTGCACATCGTCAACGGCCTGCACCCGACGCTGCCGTGGCGCTACTACCCGAAGGTGCTGCGCGAGCTGAAGGCCGCGCTGCCGAACGTGAAACTGAAGGCGTTCACCGCGACCGAGGTGCAGTGGTTCGAGAAGATCAGTGGCCTGCCGGCCGACGAGATCCTCGACGAACTGATGGACGCCGGCCTGGAGTCGCTGACCGGCGGCGGCGCGGAGATCTTCGACTGGGAGGTCCGCCAGCACATCGTCGACCACGCCTGCCACTGGGAGGACTGGTCGCGGATCCACCGGCTCGCCCACAGCAAGGGGCTGCGGACCCCGTCGACGATGCTCTACGGCCACATCGAGGAGCCCCGCCACCGGGTCGACCACGTGCTGCGGCTGCGCGAGCTGCAGGACGAGACCGGCGGTTTCACGGTCTTCATCCCGCTGCGCTACCAGCACGACTTCGTCGACTCGGCGGACGGCAAGATCCGTAACCGGATCCAGGAGCGGACCACGATGGCCGCGCCGGCCGAGTCGCTGAAGACGTTCGCGGTGTCCCGGCTGCTGTTCGACAACGTGCCGCACGTCAAGTGCTTCTGGGTGATGCACGGACTGTCCGTGGCGCAGCTGTCGCTCAACTTCGGCGTCGACGACCTGGACGGCTCGGTGGTCGAGTACAAGATCACTCACGACGCGGACTCCTACGGCACACCGAACACCATGCACCGCGACGACCTGCTGCACCTGATCTGGGACGCCGGCTTCCAGCCGGTCGAACGGGACACCCGCTACCAGGTGGTCCGCGAATACGACCGGCCGCCGTCGTTGGCGCAGCGGCGGGCCGAGCCGCAGCAGATCTGGGCCTGA
- a CDS encoding NlpC/P60 family protein yields MVGNSRARAGRRNDRRWSRPAPDTPEAVPVRLSPALWAALLGAVTALALASPVAAQPVAVPDTGARPVPAGGLQLPGAAPTTGTTVPPNFVPSTVQGPLASQIYASETEVALLGAKLLDLEEQQTEAESALHAAELALRQRRTALLDAQRAAENTAASAIKDAAALPPGEYRGDLHGWDALSRLQRGEPGTSADAANREVALAAAAEQEAHRTYTAALARVDALRAEFGSTEGTFKQRETALLELKARNTQELVTIERQREAAEQEIGRGIDGVDGISGTTAHPRAVAALDFALRQLGKPYLWGAEGPSRYDCSGLMWAAYRSPGADYFSLPRVAADQYWATKGKTVDRSDLLPGDLIFFASGSSWTTVHHVGMYVGNGKMVHAPTTGDVVKVSTVWWSRFYRATRVFDAVAAPTPTPTPTPTPSTPATPKPTPTPSATPKPTPTPSGSATPTPTPTGEPTPTPSASVSPTTTPSTAPSPDTGTPDPDETGTGTPTATPSGVTGTASASPSASATATGSPSAGPQES; encoded by the coding sequence ATGGTAGGCAACAGCAGGGCCAGGGCAGGCCGACGAAACGACCGACGCTGGTCGCGTCCGGCACCCGACACGCCCGAAGCCGTTCCGGTGCGGCTGAGCCCGGCCCTGTGGGCCGCGTTGCTCGGTGCCGTCACCGCGCTCGCCCTGGCCTCCCCGGTGGCCGCCCAGCCGGTGGCCGTACCCGACACCGGTGCCCGGCCGGTCCCCGCCGGCGGCCTGCAACTGCCCGGTGCGGCACCGACGACCGGCACCACCGTGCCGCCGAACTTCGTGCCCAGCACCGTGCAGGGCCCGCTCGCGTCGCAGATCTACGCCAGCGAGACCGAGGTAGCGCTGCTCGGGGCCAAACTGCTCGACCTGGAGGAGCAGCAGACCGAGGCCGAGTCGGCGCTGCACGCCGCCGAGCTGGCGCTGCGGCAGCGGCGTACCGCGTTGCTCGACGCCCAACGGGCCGCCGAGAACACCGCCGCCTCGGCGATCAAGGACGCCGCCGCGCTACCGCCCGGCGAGTACCGGGGCGACCTGCACGGCTGGGACGCGCTGTCCCGGCTGCAGCGCGGTGAGCCGGGCACCAGCGCCGACGCCGCCAACCGGGAGGTGGCCCTGGCCGCCGCCGCCGAGCAGGAGGCGCACCGGACCTACACCGCCGCGCTGGCCCGGGTCGACGCGCTGCGCGCCGAGTTCGGCTCCACCGAGGGCACCTTCAAGCAGCGAGAGACCGCGCTGCTGGAGCTGAAGGCCCGCAACACCCAGGAACTGGTCACCATCGAGCGGCAGCGGGAAGCCGCCGAGCAGGAGATCGGGCGCGGCATCGACGGCGTCGACGGGATCAGCGGCACCACCGCCCACCCGCGCGCGGTCGCCGCCCTGGACTTCGCGCTCAGGCAGCTCGGCAAGCCGTACCTGTGGGGTGCCGAGGGCCCGAGCCGCTACGACTGCTCCGGTCTGATGTGGGCCGCCTACCGGTCACCCGGCGCCGACTACTTCAGCCTGCCCCGGGTCGCCGCCGACCAGTACTGGGCGACCAAGGGCAAGACCGTCGACCGCTCGGATCTGCTCCCCGGCGACCTGATCTTCTTCGCGTCCGGCTCCAGCTGGACCACCGTCCACCACGTCGGCATGTACGTCGGCAACGGCAAGATGGTGCACGCGCCGACCACCGGCGACGTGGTCAAGGTCTCCACCGTCTGGTGGTCGCGTTTCTACCGGGCGACCCGGGTGTTCGACGCCGTCGCCGCCCCGACGCCCACCCCCACCCCCACACCGACGCCGTCGACCCCGGCCACCCCGAAACCGACCCCGACGCCGTCGGCCACGCCGAAACCGACCCCGACGCCGTCGGGCTCGGCAACGCCCACGCCGACGCCGACCGGGGAGCCGACGCCGACCCCGTCGGCCAGCGTGTCACCGACCACGACGCCAAGCACCGCCCCGAGCCCCGACACGGGCACCCCGGACCCGGACGAGACCGGTACGGGCACCCCGACCGCGACGCCGAGCGGCGTGACCGGCACGGCGTCGGCCAGCCCGAGCGCGTCCGCCACGGCCACCGGCAGCCCCAGCGCGGGTCCGCAGGAAAGCTGA
- a CDS encoding DEAD/DEAH box helicase, with the protein MAEPVHEPDFAELGLPRPLVKALAREGITAPFEIQRATVPDALAGRDVLGRGQTGSGKTLAFGLPLLARMADGPRARPLHPRALILVPTRELAMQVNDALFPLGRAVGVFLKTAVGGVPYDRQIDSLRRGVEIIVATPGRLGDLIARGVCNLDDIEVTVLDEADQMADMGFLPEVTELLDKTPANAQRLLFSATLDNDVDALVRRFMTDPVTHSTAPPTAAVTTMDHHLLLIPPNDKFAVAASIAARSGRTMMFARTQMGVDRLVDQLAAVGVRAGALHGGKTQRVRTRTLAEFKEGRVNVLVATDVAARGIHVDGVSLVVHVDPPKDPKDYLHRAGRTARAGESGAVATLVLPKQRRSTLAMMEKAGVEPAQTRVRRGDAVLTELTGAAEPSGVPIVEEPEPPRQHRQRSDRFRSDRPDRFRGRGDRGRGEPDRGPRGDTDRSRRGEVDRGPRGDADRGPRSDADRSGERRGGFRHDGNRPPRDDRRGGERRFADRRPTRSH; encoded by the coding sequence ATTGCCGAACCGGTCCACGAGCCGGACTTCGCCGAGCTCGGCCTGCCGCGACCGCTGGTCAAGGCCCTCGCCCGGGAAGGCATCACCGCCCCGTTCGAGATCCAGCGGGCCACCGTGCCCGACGCGCTCGCCGGGCGTGACGTGCTGGGCCGTGGCCAGACCGGCTCCGGCAAGACCCTCGCCTTCGGCCTGCCGCTGCTGGCCCGGATGGCCGACGGACCCCGGGCCCGCCCGCTGCACCCCCGTGCGCTGATCCTGGTCCCCACCCGTGAGCTCGCGATGCAGGTCAACGACGCGCTGTTCCCGCTGGGCCGGGCCGTCGGCGTGTTCCTGAAGACCGCCGTCGGTGGCGTGCCGTACGACCGGCAGATCGACTCGCTGCGCCGAGGCGTGGAGATCATCGTCGCGACCCCGGGCCGGCTCGGCGACCTCATCGCGCGCGGCGTGTGCAACCTCGACGACATCGAGGTCACCGTGCTGGACGAGGCCGACCAGATGGCCGACATGGGCTTCCTGCCGGAAGTCACCGAGCTGCTGGACAAGACGCCCGCCAACGCCCAGCGGCTGCTCTTCTCGGCCACGTTGGACAACGACGTCGACGCGCTGGTGCGGCGGTTCATGACCGATCCGGTCACCCACTCCACCGCGCCGCCGACCGCAGCGGTCACCACCATGGACCACCACCTGCTGCTGATCCCGCCGAACGACAAGTTCGCCGTCGCCGCGTCGATCGCCGCCCGGTCCGGCCGCACCATGATGTTCGCCCGTACCCAGATGGGGGTGGACCGGCTGGTCGACCAGCTGGCCGCCGTCGGGGTCCGGGCCGGTGCCCTGCACGGCGGCAAGACCCAGCGGGTCCGCACCCGCACCCTCGCCGAGTTCAAGGAGGGCCGGGTCAACGTGCTGGTCGCGACGGACGTCGCGGCCCGTGGCATCCACGTCGACGGGGTCTCGCTGGTGGTGCACGTGGATCCGCCGAAGGACCCGAAGGACTACCTGCACCGGGCCGGCCGGACCGCTCGGGCCGGGGAGTCCGGTGCGGTCGCCACACTGGTGCTGCCGAAGCAGCGGCGCAGCACGCTGGCCATGATGGAGAAGGCCGGCGTCGAGCCGGCGCAGACCCGGGTACGCCGCGGTGACGCCGTCCTGACGGAGCTGACCGGTGCGGCCGAGCCGAGCGGCGTACCGATCGTCGAGGAGCCGGAGCCGCCGCGCCAGCACCGTCAGCGTTCCGACCGCTTTCGGTCCGACCGCCCGGACCGGTTCCGTGGCCGGGGCGACCGGGGCCGGGGTGAGCCGGACCGTGGCCCGCGCGGCGACACCGACCGGAGCCGGCGCGGCGAGGTCGACCGCGGTCCGCGCGGGGACGCCGACCGTGGCCCGCGCAGCGACGCCGACCGGTCCGGGGAACGTCGTGGCGGGTTCCGCCACGACGGCAACCGGCCGCCCCGCGACGACCGTCGCGGTGGCGAGCGACGCTTCGCCGACCGACGGCCCACCCGCAGCCACTGA
- a CDS encoding putative glycolipid-binding domain-containing protein yields the protein MPTLPKSIIWARTDTGGADHALFDDRRGLTARGVSMAAAPLPYSCHYELATDEQWESARLTVTAEGAGWLRTVRMERALGRWRVSTAEQGDLDGALRAAGHPPVGLPGTEEPGRLDPALDVDLGGAPLFNTLVVRRLRLAQRPAGEEHRLTVAWVRVPSLEVLPVEQVYTVLDADRVRFRSGSFTAELTVDPDGFVRHYPGLAQRA from the coding sequence ATGCCGACGTTGCCGAAATCGATCATCTGGGCGCGGACCGACACCGGCGGCGCCGACCATGCACTCTTCGACGACCGGCGTGGACTGACTGCCCGGGGCGTGTCCATGGCGGCGGCGCCGCTGCCGTACAGCTGCCACTACGAGCTCGCCACCGACGAGCAGTGGGAGTCGGCGCGGCTGACCGTCACCGCCGAGGGTGCCGGGTGGTTGCGCACGGTACGGATGGAGCGGGCGCTCGGCCGGTGGCGGGTCAGCACCGCCGAGCAGGGTGACCTGGACGGGGCACTGCGCGCGGCCGGGCATCCGCCGGTGGGGTTGCCCGGCACCGAGGAGCCGGGCCGGCTCGACCCGGCTCTCGACGTCGACCTCGGTGGGGCACCGTTGTTCAACACCCTGGTGGTACGTCGCCTACGGTTGGCGCAGCGGCCAGCGGGCGAGGAGCACCGGTTGACGGTCGCCTGGGTCCGGGTGCCGAGCCTGGAGGTGCTGCCGGTCGAGCAGGTCTACACCGTGCTCGACGCCGACCGGGTCCGGTTCCGTAGTGGCAGTTTCACCGCCGAGCTGACTGTCGATCCGGACGGGTTCGTCCGGCACTACCCGGGGCTGGCGCAGCGCGCCTGA
- a CDS encoding PLP-dependent cysteine synthase family protein: MDQLDRCDDADRAWVTEAIAKVEADANRSADTHLLPFPLPLSWGIDLYLKDESVHPTGSLKHRLARSLFLYGLCNGWIGPQTTIVEASSGSTAISEAYFARMLGLPFVAVMPAATSAEKIAQIEFHGGRPHLVRDPAAVVVEARWLAEDLGGHFMDQFTYAERATDWRGNNNIAESIFAQLALERHPIPSWIVVGAGTGGTSATIGRYVRFQRHRTKVCVVDPEHSAYYPAWTSGDWTTATGRGSMIEGIGRPTVEASFQPSVVDRMIQVPDAASLAAMRFASDLLGRRVGGSTGTNLWGAFALIAQLRAAGQQGSVVTLLCDSGERYADSYYSADWLAGQGLDLTPYLTVVERFLRTGDWSTGTAS; the protein is encoded by the coding sequence GTGGATCAACTGGACCGGTGCGACGACGCCGACCGGGCCTGGGTGACCGAGGCGATCGCCAAGGTGGAAGCGGACGCCAACCGGTCCGCCGACACCCACCTGCTGCCGTTTCCGCTGCCGCTGTCCTGGGGGATCGACCTCTACCTCAAGGACGAGTCGGTGCACCCCACCGGTTCGCTCAAGCACCGGCTGGCCCGGTCGCTGTTTCTGTACGGGCTGTGCAACGGCTGGATCGGGCCGCAGACCACGATCGTGGAGGCGTCCAGCGGGTCCACCGCGATCTCCGAGGCGTACTTCGCCCGGATGCTGGGCCTGCCGTTCGTCGCGGTGATGCCGGCGGCCACCTCGGCCGAGAAGATCGCCCAGATCGAGTTCCACGGCGGCCGGCCGCACCTGGTCCGTGATCCGGCGGCGGTCGTCGTCGAGGCCCGATGGCTGGCCGAGGACCTCGGCGGGCACTTCATGGACCAGTTCACCTATGCGGAGCGGGCCACCGACTGGCGGGGCAACAACAACATCGCCGAGTCGATCTTCGCGCAGCTCGCCCTGGAACGGCACCCGATCCCCAGCTGGATCGTGGTCGGTGCCGGCACCGGCGGCACCAGCGCCACCATCGGCCGGTACGTGCGCTTCCAGCGCCACCGCACCAAGGTCTGCGTGGTCGACCCGGAACACTCGGCCTACTACCCGGCGTGGACCAGCGGCGACTGGACCACCGCCACCGGGCGCGGCTCGATGATCGAGGGCATCGGCCGGCCGACCGTCGAAGCTTCGTTCCAGCCGTCCGTCGTGGACCGGATGATCCAGGTCCCGGACGCGGCGTCGTTGGCCGCCATGCGCTTCGCCAGCGACCTGCTGGGCCGGCGGGTAGGCGGATCGACCGGCACGAACCTGTGGGGGGCGTTCGCGTTGATCGCCCAGCTCCGCGCGGCAGGCCAGCAGGGATCGGTGGTCACCCTGCTCTGCGACAGCGGCGAGCGGTACGCCGACAGCTACTACTCGGCCGACTGGCTCGCCGGCCAGGGCCTCGACCTGACCCCGTACCTGACGGTGGTCGAGCGTTTCCTGCGCACCGGTGACTGGTCGACCGGGACCGCCAGCTGA
- a CDS encoding Lrp/AsnC family transcriptional regulator produces the protein MDVIDLRLVDLLRGNARLSYAELARQVGLSAPAVHERIGKLEAAGVLRGYRADVRPESVGLGVTALIGLVEDSGAETDAVLDALRAMPEIESCYFMAGVESFLCLARVGTIAELEQLIMRLNRTAGIANTRTSVTLSTKWENRPRPLTG, from the coding sequence GTGGACGTCATCGACCTGCGGCTCGTCGACCTGCTCCGCGGCAACGCCCGGCTCTCCTACGCCGAGCTCGCCCGCCAGGTCGGCCTCTCCGCCCCCGCCGTGCACGAGCGGATCGGCAAGCTGGAGGCGGCCGGCGTGCTGCGCGGCTACCGGGCGGACGTACGTCCCGAATCCGTCGGCCTCGGGGTGACCGCCCTGATCGGCCTGGTCGAGGATTCCGGAGCCGAGACCGACGCCGTGCTCGACGCGCTCCGCGCGATGCCGGAGATCGAGTCCTGCTACTTCATGGCCGGCGTCGAGTCGTTCCTCTGCCTGGCCCGGGTCGGCACCATCGCCGAACTCGAACAGCTGATCATGCGGCTGAACCGGACCGCCGGGATCGCCAACACCCGAACCAGCGTCACCCTCTCCACCAAGTGGGAGAACCGCCCCCGACCCCTCACCGGCTGA
- a CDS encoding BldC family transcriptional regulator, translated as MDTGDRLLTPGEVAALFRVDPKTVTRWAAAGRIGSIRTPGGHRRFRESEVRALLEGEGVLEEMQAESAAENRPRHTENGAGGYVG; from the coding sequence GTGGACACTGGAGATCGTCTGCTGACGCCGGGCGAGGTGGCCGCGCTGTTCCGTGTCGACCCGAAGACCGTCACACGTTGGGCGGCGGCCGGCCGGATCGGCAGCATCCGTACTCCCGGAGGCCATCGCCGGTTCCGCGAGTCCGAGGTACGCGCGCTACTCGAAGGCGAAGGCGTACTGGAGGAGATGCAGGCGGAGAGCGCGGCGGAGAACCGCCCCCGGCACACCGAGAACGGAGCCGGCGGCTACGTCGGCTGA
- a CDS encoding UbiX family flavin prenyltransferase, with the protein MRRPWVIGVSGASGTPYPAAVLRALLDAGHPVDLVVSRAARLTILDETGAPLRDSHWRDDLGRWLGRPVHDADVRFWPAGDLAAGPSSGSYPTRGMAVVPASTAACAGIAIGLSKDLLQRAAEVNLKERRPVVLVPRETPVTRSHLEHLITLHDAGAVVLPASPGFYGAGAAASAAQLVDFVAGKVLDALGVPHSLFRRWSGELGAARDASAES; encoded by the coding sequence ATGAGAAGACCCTGGGTGATCGGCGTCTCCGGTGCCTCCGGTACGCCGTACCCGGCGGCGGTGCTGCGGGCCCTGCTCGACGCCGGGCACCCGGTGGACCTGGTCGTGTCCCGGGCGGCCCGGCTCACCATCCTCGACGAGACCGGCGCACCGTTGCGCGACAGCCACTGGCGTGACGATCTCGGCCGGTGGCTCGGCCGTCCGGTGCACGACGCGGACGTCCGGTTCTGGCCGGCGGGTGACCTGGCCGCCGGTCCGAGCAGCGGCTCCTACCCGACGCGGGGGATGGCGGTGGTGCCGGCCAGCACGGCCGCCTGCGCCGGGATCGCGATCGGGCTGTCCAAGGACCTGTTGCAGCGGGCGGCCGAGGTCAACCTGAAGGAGCGCCGGCCGGTGGTGCTGGTCCCCCGGGAGACCCCGGTGACCCGCAGCCATCTGGAGCACCTGATCACCCTGCACGACGCCGGGGCGGTGGTGCTGCCGGCGAGCCCCGGGTTCTACGGTGCCGGGGCGGCCGCTTCCGCCGCCCAGCTGGTCGACTTCGTCGCCGGCAAGGTGCTGGACGCGCTCGGCGTACCGCACTCGTTGTTCCGCCGGTGGTCCGGCGAGCTCGGCGCGGCCCGCGACGCGTCGGCTGAGTCCTGA
- a CDS encoding terpene synthase family protein, with the protein MDSRNRTDLTGLLAELRAGCRLPVAVNPHRRAADDWLPGWLRHCGLPPDTTAHRRLAGARIGGYAARLYPAANLGRLRLLTALFAWFFLIDDDFDQVAQPQQDRLHRLASEILALLRTAQTTDAGAGPGAGPDPDTGPDPDTGPVFVGPARRMLTGPWRVLARTMPPWWRERFVDAVAEHLDGAVREARNKAAGHRPDPAEYVELRRATSAANVAYTLIEFATGEPVPDAVFHHPRIRELADTGNDLLSWYNDLCSLPGDLRVGGGHNLVVAVAEAERIPLTVAVDLVAGRWRAQLDLFAARRAAVPSFGPTYDRAAAALLDGIGHAVRGTIDWSAESSRYRRPGQPDGACAARPGQQEPA; encoded by the coding sequence ATGGACTCCCGAAACCGCACCGACCTCACCGGCCTGCTGGCCGAGCTGCGGGCCGGGTGCCGGCTGCCGGTCGCGGTCAACCCGCATCGGCGCGCCGCCGACGACTGGCTGCCCGGCTGGCTGCGGCACTGCGGACTGCCGCCCGACACCACTGCCCACCGGCGGCTCGCCGGCGCACGGATCGGCGGGTACGCGGCCCGCCTCTACCCTGCCGCCAACCTGGGCCGGCTGCGTCTGCTGACCGCGCTGTTCGCCTGGTTCTTCCTGATCGACGACGACTTCGACCAGGTAGCCCAACCGCAGCAGGACCGGCTGCACCGACTCGCCAGCGAGATCCTCGCGCTGCTGCGTACCGCGCAGACCACCGACGCGGGCGCCGGGCCCGGGGCCGGCCCGGACCCCGACACCGGCCCGGACCCCGACACCGGGCCGGTGTTCGTCGGGCCGGCCCGACGGATGCTGACCGGGCCGTGGCGGGTGCTGGCCAGGACGATGCCGCCATGGTGGCGGGAACGGTTCGTCGACGCGGTGGCCGAGCACCTCGACGGCGCGGTCCGCGAGGCGCGGAACAAGGCCGCCGGCCACCGGCCGGATCCGGCCGAATACGTCGAACTGCGCCGGGCCACGTCGGCGGCGAACGTCGCGTACACGTTGATCGAGTTCGCCACCGGCGAACCGGTGCCGGACGCGGTGTTCCACCATCCCCGGATCCGGGAGCTCGCCGACACCGGCAACGACCTGCTCTCCTGGTACAACGACCTCTGCTCGCTCCCTGGGGACCTGCGGGTCGGCGGCGGGCACAACCTGGTGGTGGCGGTGGCCGAGGCGGAGCGGATCCCGCTGACGGTCGCCGTCGACCTGGTCGCCGGGCGGTGGCGTGCCCAGCTGGACCTCTTCGCGGCCCGCCGCGCGGCGGTGCCGTCGTTCGGGCCGACGTACGACCGGGCCGCCGCCGCGCTGCTGGACGGGATCGGCCACGCGGTACGCGGCACCAT